One genomic window of Malaciobacter molluscorum LMG 25693 includes the following:
- a CDS encoding precorrin-8X methylmutase codes for MEFKIEQPPINIGADISVRSFEMINEELKEYEKINEFDEEQKEVISRLIHTTTCFDEVLNNIYFSKDAIKKVQNLLLNKAKIIVDVNMIKVGLSDFYLKKYENEVICYINEPFTYEMAEKNKTTRSYAAVVEAIKRHKDEPLVLACGNAPTFIYATINTLIEQKVDLNNVALLLFPVGFVNVVESKAYGRKFCDTFDVAGIIMEGRFGSSTMTVATLHAIYKLIKDYDKDEKYNGK; via the coding sequence TTGGAATTTAAAATAGAACAACCACCAATAAATATAGGCGCAGATATTTCAGTTCGTTCATTTGAGATGATAAATGAAGAGTTAAAAGAGTATGAGAAGATAAATGAATTTGATGAAGAGCAAAAAGAAGTAATAAGCAGACTTATTCATACAACAACTTGTTTTGATGAAGTTTTAAATAATATTTACTTTTCAAAAGATGCAATCAAAAAAGTTCAAAACCTTTTATTAAATAAAGCGAAAATCATAGTTGATGTAAATATGATCAAAGTTGGACTTAGCGATTTTTATTTAAAAAAATATGAAAATGAAGTTATTTGTTATATTAATGAGCCTTTTACTTATGAAATGGCAGAAAAAAACAAAACTACAAGAAGTTATGCAGCAGTAGTTGAAGCAATCAAAAGACATAAGGATGAACCACTTGTATTAGCGTGTGGAAATGCTCCAACTTTTATATATGCAACAATAAATACTTTAATTGAACAAAAAGTTGATTTAAATAATGTTGCTTTACTACTATTTCCTGTTGGATTTGTTAATGTAGTTGAATCAAAAGCTTATGGAAGAAAGTTTTGTGATACATTTGATGTTGCAGGAATTATTATGGAAGGTAGATTTGGAAGCTCAACTATGACAGTTGCTACACTACACGCAATATATAAACTAATAAAAGATTATGACAAGGATGAAAAATATAATGGAAAATAA
- the cbiD gene encoding cobalt-precorrin-5B (C(1))-methyltransferase CbiD: protein MEKKELRKGYTTGTHTVASFRSCLDTLLVTNEASITKTNKIDNDDLDVTKGCEIVVNLDFSSKDFLLNPTFQKAHYFESGTNSLEIFAGLGVGVVTKKGLKIQPPYPAINPAPLNAIKEYFDIKTKDMDNLHLKCCVSVTNGQEIAKQTANSKVGVLEGISILGTTGIVKPVSSSAYIDSVKIEIEFAIQNGYNPIYFTLGNSAFKVACEKSNEEGIVEIGNFVYDSINLATTLKAKEVIFLCGIGKMTKVYQGFKNTHNRFGIIDFTQLQLDIKKNLNYEVDIETTLTVKGISQELEKVGLLDAFYEMITKRANEQIKKWFKDSNVKAIILEQKEVLGW, encoded by the coding sequence ATGGAAAAAAAAGAGTTAAGAAAAGGCTATACAACAGGTACACATACTGTTGCATCTTTTAGAAGTTGTTTAGATACGCTTTTAGTTACAAATGAAGCATCTATTACAAAAACAAATAAAATAGATAATGATGACTTGGATGTTACAAAAGGTTGTGAGATAGTTGTAAATTTAGACTTTTCAAGTAAAGATTTCTTGCTAAATCCTACTTTTCAAAAAGCACACTATTTTGAAAGTGGAACAAACAGTTTAGAAATATTTGCAGGTTTGGGAGTTGGAGTTGTAACTAAAAAAGGACTAAAAATCCAACCACCCTACCCAGCAATAAATCCAGCACCATTAAATGCAATAAAAGAGTATTTTGATATAAAGACAAAAGATATGGATAATTTGCATTTAAAATGTTGTGTAAGTGTTACAAATGGTCAGGAAATAGCAAAACAAACAGCAAATTCAAAAGTTGGTGTTTTAGAAGGAATTTCAATACTTGGAACAACAGGAATTGTAAAACCTGTATCTAGTTCTGCTTATATTGATTCTGTGAAAATTGAAATAGAGTTTGCAATACAAAATGGATATAATCCAATCTATTTCACACTTGGAAATTCAGCATTTAAAGTAGCTTGTGAAAAATCAAATGAAGAAGGAATTGTTGAAATAGGAAACTTTGTCTATGACTCTATAAACTTAGCTACTACTTTAAAAGCTAAAGAGGTTATTTTCTTATGTGGTATTGGAAAAATGACAAAAGTTTATCAAGGATTTAAAAATACTCATAATAGATTTGGAATAATTGATTTTACTCAACTTCAATTAGATATAAAAAAGAATTTGAATTATGAGGTTGATATAGAAACAACTCTAACTGTAAAAGGTATCTCCCAAGAACTTGAAAAAGTTGGATTATTAGATGCTTTTTATGAGATGATAACAAAAAGAGCAAATGAACAAATAAAAAAATGGTTTAAAGATTCAAATGTAAAAGCCATAATATTAGAGCAAAAAGAGGTTTTAGGATGGTAA
- the cbiT gene encoding precorrin-6Y C5,15-methyltransferase (decarboxylating) subunit CbiT: MVTIAGNGMGDYDFSNLNFDISKFDKIICDPNFKEEAKNILKLKYKDAKQYLLDNYDKEEILYVVTGSPLFFSAGTIIAKSLPTNSVKLINNSSSKTYLLEKLFISELDVDTISLHGRDNFDLQNFLQNKYTFVVCDKNTISRLKIALSYFESNSIKTTIGYKLGFEDEEIKEIDLINFDENSIDLNAPFVLLIKKEFEQTNIISEDVEFETERGMITKKYKRQLTLQNLDLEPNQLLWDIGAGSGSCAIEAFKRYKVKTTLFEKNETRVEFIKQNLKNHYVTETKLFVGEAQEYFNTLEEVPQRIFVGGGGVEVIKQLPKLYELLDNKGIMLINAITLKHLNLMLTVLNEAKIEYEIHSISLTTYKGKLDLVEPERQLFQIKINKNEEE, translated from the coding sequence ATGGTAACAATAGCAGGAAATGGAATGGGAGATTATGATTTTTCAAATTTGAACTTTGATATTTCAAAATTTGACAAAATTATTTGTGACCCAAATTTCAAAGAAGAAGCAAAAAATATATTAAAATTAAAATATAAAGATGCAAAACAGTATTTATTAGATAATTATGACAAAGAAGAGATTTTATATGTAGTTACTGGTTCACCACTGTTTTTTAGTGCAGGAACGATAATCGCTAAAAGTTTACCAACAAATAGCGTAAAACTGATAAATAATAGCTCTTCAAAAACATACCTTTTAGAGAAATTATTTATTAGTGAACTTGATGTAGATACTATCTCTTTACATGGAAGAGATAATTTTGATTTGCAAAATTTTTTACAAAACAAATATACTTTTGTAGTTTGTGATAAAAATACAATTTCAAGACTGAAAATAGCACTTTCTTATTTTGAGAGTAATAGCATCAAAACTACTATTGGATATAAACTAGGATTTGAAGATGAAGAGATTAAAGAGATTGATTTAATTAATTTTGATGAAAATTCAATAGATTTAAATGCACCATTTGTACTTTTGATAAAAAAAGAATTTGAACAAACAAATATAATCAGTGAAGATGTAGAGTTTGAAACTGAAAGAGGAATGATTACTAAAAAATATAAAAGACAATTAACTTTACAAAATCTTGATTTAGAACCAAACCAATTATTATGGGATATTGGTGCAGGAAGTGGAAGTTGTGCTATTGAAGCTTTTAAAAGATATAAAGTAAAAACTACACTATTTGAAAAAAATGAAACAAGAGTTGAGTTTATAAAACAAAACTTAAAAAATCACTATGTAACAGAAACTAAACTTTTTGTAGGTGAAGCACAAGAGTATTTTAATACTTTAGAAGAAGTACCTCAAAGAATATTTGTAGGAGGAGGTGGAGTTGAAGTTATAAAACAACTTCCAAAATTGTATGAATTACTAGACAATAAAGGAATAATGCTTATAAATGCAATTACATTAAAACATCTAAACCTAATGCTTACAGTATTAAATGAAGCAAAAATCGAGTATGAAATACACTCAATTTCACTTACAACATACAAAGGTAAACTAGATTTAGTGGAGCCTGAGAGACAACTATTTCAAATAAAAATAAACAAAAATGAGGAAGAATAA
- the cobM gene encoding precorrin-4 C(11)-methyltransferase translates to MVYFIGAGPGDPDLVTVKAQKVLQKANAVLYTGSLVPKEVLSWCKEDAIIKDSQGMKYPEIFSFLEEYKDKVVARVHTGDPSIYSTIAKQIQFLQEKSISYEVIPGITAAFGAAASLGIEFTIPGVSQTMILTRIEGKTPNPEKLENILACKNSSLVFYLSILLLKKLKKKALELGYSPDTPCWVVEKATWEEESIYKGTISNIEEQVSHIKGVALILLGDFLHQEETQESHLYVKPLQKELKANK, encoded by the coding sequence ATGGTATATTTTATAGGTGCAGGTCCTGGTGATCCTGATTTAGTAACTGTAAAAGCTCAAAAAGTACTTCAAAAAGCCAATGCAGTTTTATATACTGGCTCACTAGTTCCAAAAGAAGTTCTTTCTTGGTGTAAAGAAGATGCAATTATAAAAGACTCTCAAGGAATGAAATACCCAGAGATTTTCTCTTTTTTAGAAGAGTACAAAGACAAAGTAGTAGCAAGAGTTCATACAGGTGATCCATCTATTTACTCAACTATTGCTAAACAAATACAATTTTTACAAGAAAAAAGTATATCTTATGAAGTAATTCCAGGAATAACAGCAGCATTTGGGGCAGCAGCTAGTTTAGGAATTGAATTTACAATTCCAGGTGTTTCTCAAACTATGATCTTAACAAGAATTGAGGGTAAAACTCCAAACCCAGAAAAGTTAGAAAATATTCTTGCTTGTAAAAACTCATCATTAGTATTTTATCTATCAATTTTACTTCTTAAAAAACTAAAGAAAAAAGCTCTTGAACTTGGATATTCACCAGATACTCCATGTTGGGTAGTTGAAAAAGCTACATGGGAAGAAGAATCTATTTATAAAGGAACTATTTCAAATATTGAAGAGCAAGTTTCTCATATTAAGGGTGTTGCACTTATTTTATTAGGTGATTTTTTACATCAAGAAGAGACGCAAGAGTCACATTTATATGTGAAACCTCTACAAAAAGAGTTAAAGGCGAATAAATGA
- a CDS encoding cobalt-precorrin 5A hydrolase codes for MSKLNIAVVSINQPSLNSACKLLTYLDDFNVDVYGKKDLKHNLKNLITYEKIDTVLKDGWKKYDAIICILAMGIVVRKIAPLLESKATDPAIIVMSMDLSKIIPLLSGHIGGANELSDLISSRIEGCINFVSTATDQTKTFAFDMFAKKNDLEIENLKCLAKISNSLLNNKKVEVKTYESIFEKITPKKNLKLVTEQSSELCVNITPFSDDNLTLKPKVFLGMGCNRDTSFEDIEKAFFWFLDKYNLKKEQIENIASFEAKSDEKGLLEFASKYNFDIKFYKEDEINSLQGEFSPSQATKFFNLKGVAEPSAILYSKYKELIIKKEVFDKKITIAGAI; via the coding sequence ATGAGTAAATTAAATATAGCAGTTGTATCTATAAACCAACCAAGTTTAAATAGTGCTTGTAAGTTATTGACTTATTTAGATGATTTTAATGTAGATGTTTATGGAAAAAAAGATTTAAAACATAATCTTAAAAATCTAATAACTTATGAAAAAATTGATACTGTTTTAAAAGATGGTTGGAAAAAGTATGATGCGATTATTTGTATTTTAGCTATGGGAATTGTTGTAAGAAAAATTGCTCCACTTTTGGAGAGTAAAGCAACAGACCCAGCAATTATAGTTATGAGTATGGATTTAAGTAAGATTATTCCTCTTTTAAGCGGTCATATTGGTGGAGCAAATGAATTAAGTGATTTAATCTCTTCAAGAATTGAAGGATGTATAAACTTTGTATCTACTGCAACTGACCAAACAAAAACATTTGCATTTGATATGTTTGCAAAGAAGAATGATCTTGAAATAGAAAACTTAAAATGTTTAGCAAAAATTTCTAATTCTTTATTAAATAATAAAAAAGTTGAAGTAAAAACATATGAAAGTATTTTTGAAAAAATTACTCCTAAGAAAAATCTTAAACTAGTGACAGAACAATCAAGTGAATTATGTGTAAATATAACTCCATTTTCTGATGATAACTTAACTTTAAAACCAAAAGTATTTTTAGGTATGGGATGTAATAGAGATACAAGTTTTGAAGATATAGAAAAAGCATTTTTTTGGTTTTTAGATAAATATAATCTAAAAAAAGAACAAATAGAAAATATAGCTTCATTTGAAGCTAAAAGTGATGAAAAAGGTCTTTTAGAGTTTGCTTCTAAATATAACTTTGATATTAAGTTTTATAAAGAAGATGAGATAAACTCACTTCAAGGAGAGTTTAGCCCTTCTCAAGCAACTAAGTTTTTTAATCTAAAAGGTGTTGCAGAACCATCTGCAATTTTATATTCAAAATATAAAGAATTAATAATTAAAAAAGAAGTATTTGATAAAAAAATAACAATAGCAGGAGCAATATAA
- a CDS encoding precorrin-3B C(17)-methyltransferase, whose product MAKRLFIVSSGAGGTSYITPEAKKALEECEVVVSYSKYARELKELIEGKELFTSGMTHEIERCNQAIEYAKQGKTTCIVSNGDANVYGMATLIVEIMDEKDLWDEVELISLPGVTSFLAAASKAGAPVSQDFSIISLSDRLTDINLIDKRVKVALDCDFVLGIYNPKSKKRIKPYQNFLKALEDGYQNRIAIIASNVGRVEKEQITITTAQDLIDQDIEHPAVSMSTLIIICNSNSKLTKNKKVLTPRGYLNKYELDGELK is encoded by the coding sequence ATGGCAAAGAGATTATTTATAGTAAGTTCAGGAGCTGGTGGAACTTCTTATATTACACCAGAAGCAAAAAAAGCACTTGAAGAGTGTGAAGTAGTAGTTTCATATAGTAAATATGCAAGAGAGTTAAAAGAGCTAATTGAGGGTAAAGAGTTATTTACATCTGGAATGACACATGAAATAGAAAGATGTAATCAAGCAATTGAGTATGCAAAACAAGGTAAAACTACTTGTATTGTATCAAATGGTGATGCAAATGTATATGGAATGGCAACACTAATAGTTGAAATTATGGATGAAAAAGATCTATGGGATGAGGTAGAACTTATTTCTCTTCCTGGTGTTACTTCATTTTTAGCAGCAGCAAGCAAAGCTGGAGCTCCTGTATCTCAAGATTTTTCTATTATTTCATTATCAGATAGATTAACAGACATAAACCTAATTGATAAAAGAGTTAAAGTAGCACTTGATTGTGATTTTGTATTAGGAATTTACAATCCAAAATCTAAAAAAAGAATCAAACCTTACCAAAACTTTTTAAAAGCATTAGAAGATGGATATCAAAATAGAATTGCTATTATTGCTTCAAATGTGGGAAGAGTTGAAAAAGAACAAATCACAATAACAACAGCACAAGATTTGATAGATCAAGATATAGAACATCCAGCTGTTTCTATGTCTACGTTGATTATAATTTGTAATTCAAACTCAAAATTAACAAAAAATAAAAAAGTTTTAACACCAAGAGGATATTTAAATAAATATGAACTTGATGGGGAACTAAAATAA